Proteins co-encoded in one Acanthopagrus latus isolate v.2019 chromosome 10, fAcaLat1.1, whole genome shotgun sequence genomic window:
- the LOC119027815 gene encoding uncharacterized protein LOC119027815 isoform X2, protein MKLLLSSLLLASLCALSSWSASSVKFLVTQSSDVSVREGETVNIACCLTGEFQRATVTWLKNQTSMGHGILMKKPESSLQKNTSDCSNKTFINITREDSERYTCKVNIEIPFHLEVKGNGTVITVTSRVNATDDTVEGPPNSSLTLYIIICLAVVTPSLLLALACFYNLRKKRATAARVIYEVPHIDSEEADMDKHSTSSSRGSSQWCQVAVYESFDYFERVQTKESG, encoded by the exons ATGAAGCTTCTACTCAGCAGTCTGCTACTCGCCTCCCTCTGTGCCCTCTCATCTTGGA GTGCTTCATCAGTCAAATTTCTTGTGACCCAGAGTTCTGATGTCTCTGTCAGGGAGGGCGAGACAGTAAACATCGCCTGCTGCTTGACAGGGGAATTTCAAAGAGCAACAGTTACGTGgctgaaaaatcaaacaagTATGGGTCATGGGATTTTGATGAAAAAGCCTGAAAGCTCTCTGCAAAAGAACACATCTGATTGTTCAAACAAGACCTTTATCAATATAACAAGAGAGGATTCAGAGAGATACACCTGCAAGGTGAATATAGAGATACCATTTCACCTCGAGGTTAAAGGAAATGGTACTGTCATCACAGTTACATCCAGGGTGAATGCAACGGATGACACAGTAGAAG GACCTCCAAACAGTTCTCTGACACTCTACATAATCATCTGCCTGGCTGTGGTGACACCATCGCTCCTCCTTGCTCTTGCCTGTTTCTACAATCTGCGAAAGAAACGag CAACAGCAGCCAGGGTGATCTACGAGGTTCCACATATTGACTCTGAGGAGGCAGACATGGACAAACACAGCACCAGTTCCTCCAGAGGCTCTTCTCAGTGG TGCCAAGTAGCAGTGTATGAATCCTTTGATTACTTCGAACGTGTGCAGACCAAGGAAAGTGGGTGA
- the LOC119027815 gene encoding uncharacterized protein LOC119027815 isoform X1: MKLLLSSLLLASLCALSSWSASSVKFLVTQSSDVSVREGETVNIACCLTGEFQRATVTWLKNQTSMGHGILMKKPESSLQKNTSDCSNKTFINITREDSERYTCKVNIEIPFHLEVKGNGTVITVTSRVNATDDTVEEGPPNSSLTLYIIICLAVVTPSLLLALACFYNLRKKRATAARVIYEVPHIDSEEADMDKHSTSSSRGSSQWCQVAVYESFDYFERVQTKESG, encoded by the exons ATGAAGCTTCTACTCAGCAGTCTGCTACTCGCCTCCCTCTGTGCCCTCTCATCTTGGA GTGCTTCATCAGTCAAATTTCTTGTGACCCAGAGTTCTGATGTCTCTGTCAGGGAGGGCGAGACAGTAAACATCGCCTGCTGCTTGACAGGGGAATTTCAAAGAGCAACAGTTACGTGgctgaaaaatcaaacaagTATGGGTCATGGGATTTTGATGAAAAAGCCTGAAAGCTCTCTGCAAAAGAACACATCTGATTGTTCAAACAAGACCTTTATCAATATAACAAGAGAGGATTCAGAGAGATACACCTGCAAGGTGAATATAGAGATACCATTTCACCTCGAGGTTAAAGGAAATGGTACTGTCATCACAGTTACATCCAGGGTGAATGCAACGGATGACACAGTAGAAG AAGGACCTCCAAACAGTTCTCTGACACTCTACATAATCATCTGCCTGGCTGTGGTGACACCATCGCTCCTCCTTGCTCTTGCCTGTTTCTACAATCTGCGAAAGAAACGag CAACAGCAGCCAGGGTGATCTACGAGGTTCCACATATTGACTCTGAGGAGGCAGACATGGACAAACACAGCACCAGTTCCTCCAGAGGCTCTTCTCAGTGG TGCCAAGTAGCAGTGTATGAATCCTTTGATTACTTCGAACGTGTGCAGACCAAGGAAAGTGGGTGA